The Gossypium hirsutum isolate 1008001.06 chromosome D02, Gossypium_hirsutum_v2.1, whole genome shotgun sequence region ttgatttattaaaataattattttggtctacaaaattcgagaaaacgggcttgggagtcggttacgcacgagaaaAGATTAGCACTCTCATAACgctcaaaaattggtacctaattgattaattaacgtcctaatgtcaaaatttgaaatgattttaaaatacgatcctctttaaaaacctgaataaatcgaatttgatgttaagacctccttgtcccgaagtaataagatgtcacatccaataagttaggatacTACATTTTAACCCTCAAAACTAAGCTTGTCTCAtgcattaaagtttaaaaatgatattcagttatttggataaaaaaatcgaaacccagtaagttaaggcACGATTTTTTCAAAACTCCAAAGTaccaaatattgccttatttttaaaagttttcttttttaaaattgggaAAAATTGACGCAATATTAAAACGATGAGTAAAAACTTTGATAAAAAACGGcaatatgaaaatacaaataaacaatttataaaacatgaatttgaaaatgaatttaaaaaaaatataaaatgtaaacaaagagtataaaataaaaaaaatataaggtaaaataaaatgtaaacaaatttaaaaataatgaatttgaaaatgaataataagggaaaatgaaatttgaaatcaacaatatacaaatcaataaataaattatatatataaaaaagtaggtaatatatgtataagtttggaataaataatatataaaaaatgaaaataggtaatatataaagtaataatatataaatgagtttaaaaataaatattgtgtaataAGGAATTTAGAACAAATTATACAcaaaacatcttaaaaataaatggtatataaaataaatagtataaaaaaatttgcaattgataatatatggaaaaaaatttaaagcaaataatcaaacaatttaaaatagatgatttataacacgagtttttaaaaaataaacaacatgtgtgacataatattaaaaacaaataaagtatataattactggaagaaaataaaagaatgataataatggttaaatgaatgaacaatatataaataagaaagttgatggataaataaacgaataaaaggaaaagaataattaatgattaaacaattaaatggataaataaaaaaatgttaaaaaaatgctTAAATCAGCCTAACTCTCACAATATGAAGATTCAACGAAATTCCTCCACTAAAATCTAACTCAAATGAAAGCAACTTAAAAAGGAACGaagaacaaaataagaataagccacagaaaataagaacgcaaaaGAGGGAGAAATTTAAGTGAatgctcttaagaattattattgctcCAAACTCCAgtcttttacaatgaagggagaggcctctatttatagttgagtctcCCCAAattcaacggtacagatcaattacatcaacggctaagattaaagggtatctacaaattaaatctctaatattacaaaatcatatcttctaagattgcatatcatatctaagattatatatccttgaaaattatattttcatatgcatcaagcttgtagacagaccttcaaccttttcaagtaatgggtcattcTGGTTGggccaaataatataattttggactggacttgaattttgttttattattttggatttttttttatgagCCTGGGCTAAATTAGCCTATTACAAAATTAGCCTATTACAATTGGTGTTTCATATATTTTAAGGTTATTTTCTTGTTCAACCTTTAACTTCGATGCAATATGAAATGTTGAAAAATACACTTACTATTATGTTTAAACATGtgcatgaaataaataaaaaataagatttgtaataataaatttgtttagcaAATTTGTTTAGCATAGATGATAGAGTCTTCAACCTTTGTTACCGCATTCTAAATTTTATTAGCTTTTATgaaaatccaatttattttggtttgcaACCGCACAATCTAAGAACCAtcattatttcttcttcttctttttatatatatatatttaaaatttttaatttttttttgtaattcaaAAAATTGcatccaaaattaaccttaacaaATGGGTTTTAAGATTTAGATGAATTAGGACGATGGTTTGTCCAAGTTCATTATAGACttgaatttttaacatttttttatagtttttatttttattttttttgttgataTGATAGTACCACGTTAGCATCAGGATAGCTGATATAGCAGTCATTAACACTCATATCAATATAGTAATTGTCAAGATGAAAATTGTTAGtcaataaatttaattgatatattttaaaatttaaatatttaatagaatgggttaatcaataaaaaatttgaaggtttttaacccttaaaaacttttttttcaacGCTTAATGTTTCCAATAGCAATTGTTCAATGTCTCGCGTTTCTTGATAACCATTTCCACATTTCCTTATTTCACATACTCATTTCCCacatctttccttcttttttcccCATCATCTTCACTTCTTTTCCCTAATCGCCTTTCTTTTTCCCATTCTAATTTTTGAGCCTTTTCGTTTTTGAAGAGTAATtcaggtaaaaaaaattatttttcttatattcaACCATGTCTTCCTTGTGACGCACTTATTTTAACCGTGTCCAGACTATGTCtggtttgaaagaaaaaaaaataatgtattGAGATATGTGCATTGCATATCCAACCATATCAATAGTGTGTCTCTGTCAAACACCAATATGACACAGTTAAGAGGAAATTTTTCCGTGTCGGTGCTTCATGATCGGAGGTGCTATAAGAACTAACATGGAATAGACACCATATCATGCTTACCACGTCTCCAAAACTTTTTGGTGTGAGGACAGAAATACACAATTAAAGCTATTCACTTGAAGGTTTCGTAGAAATCACATTGACTCTAGCATATTGGGTGGTCAAGATGTATGGCTAGGAATCTTATTGGTCGGGCACTATGTTAAGTTAAATTTAGTTTCAATTAAGGAATAGCtaagaaatgaaatggacttgatGAAATCTATTACAATGATgcctaaaaatgaaaaagaagataTGCTTATCTAGACAAGACAATGTTTGACTAGGAGGACATGTTAGACATGACAATGCTTAATTAGGACATGTTTTAAGGTAAAGTTTGTCTTGACATAAAATGCAATAAAGAATAATTTTATGTCACAGATCGCCTGTACGTGCTGAAAGTGGTCTTTCGGGTGTGCAATAGTGAGGGCAACTTGGCAGGCAAGCCACTAGAGGgattttcaagagaacaagggtTCGAGCCTCCTAGAGATGTGGTGAGCTCCTAGAGATCGAGGAAGACTCTATAAGTACGGAGGAATGGTGAAGGTTggaatcttttaaaaaaaaaaaagttaccatTTCACTTAAATATGTTAAAGAACTGGTATCCCAATTTCACTTAAAGTttactaataataaaatgaatcatggttcAGTTTGCCTTCAAGCATTTCAGGAGAGCACGAGTATGATCAAAACCCAATTTTATTCAATCAGCATTCTCTATTACTGCAGTAATACacatttagtaataaaatttatctGTTTCAAAACTATCTCATTAATTTTGCTTGCTTGCTTACATAGTCCCGTACTCTATTGAAGAGCTTCCTTGGAATAGCCTTTCCCTTGCTTTAATTGCCTGCAGTTGTAAAAAATTAGAGATTGAGACTAAACCAAGCAAAGTCAATTCAGTGTTAACAATCTATTAGAAGGCACAGTTACTAGTGTAAAAATGCTGAACAAATAATAGTAGTTGAACTTCTTAATATTAGTCCAATCAAAATTTGTTTTTCCAGTCTAACCTTtggcatgaaaataaataatcaaGCTATAAAAGATTTTGTTTTCGGTTATGTTTATAAAAGATTTTGAGAATGGATGACAAACCTGATTTTCCCAATTTATGCAACTTGTAACAATAGCGAGCAGAATTGTTTGGGTGAAAGCCCCAGATTGTACACCGATCCACAAGCCAACCCCTTTCAACTGTAACCAGAAGGCAAGGATGGCAGCGACTGGGATTCCAACAAGATAAAATGCTCCCAGGTTGACATAAGCTCCTATATGCTGCCATCCACATCCCCTTGCAATACCTGATCCAAGCATGTAACCATTTGTATGACTACTACTATAATTCTTCATCTCATGGAAATATACCAATTGTTCACCATAAGGATAACGAGTTTAACCTGAAAGAACCCCCTGCAAGCTGTCAAGAATAACAGACACACAAACCAAGGGAGCCATGGTTGTCACATAATCCACCACTTCCTTCTCGTTGCTATAAACATAACCAAAGACACGTCGGCTTGCAAATAGGCTTCCACTAACTATAAGGGTCTCTAAAACTGTAATCGTTAGAGCAGCATATACAGCTACACGTGCTGCTTGGGGTTTCCCTGCACCTAGTTCATTCGAAACTCTAGTACTGTATACACAAATTGAAAATTattcttagttaaattattttggtTTGAGAAAGTTGTAATTGTAATCAGTAAACAATTACAAAATAGGTCTGTGCAAGCATATCAGGGCAGACCTTGCTGCAGCACCAAGTCCATATGGTATGGCATAAAGTGTTGCAATGGTGTTGAGACTGCTTGGGAAAGTTGAAAAACTTATTAgtagaataattataagtcaatggaattgaaaattcataaaattacaatATCCAATTAAGCTTCGGCTGGTACAAGATGCATCAATCCAAAACAATAGCAACTGAACGTACCACACAGACAAGACAGATGTTTCCAGCTCTGGATTTGGTAAAAGCCCAGATAGCAGGATAAGTAGCTCAAATGACCACCATTCAAGGCTGCAATTGTTCAAATAAGAAGACATTAAGGATCTTCAACAGCTTAGGCATATATATTCAGGTGACGAAAAGAGGAGATAACAGACCAGATCATAACAGCTGAAGGGATAGCAAATCGGAAAAACTCTCTAATTCCTTGGAATAATTCCATTGTTACGGGGGCACGAGTTTTTGTACAGGTGGGAGAGTACCACATGTAAAGTGCAAGGAAAATCGCATTTAACCAATTTGAGATACTAATTGCTAATGCTCCTCCTATATTTTCTAATCCAGACTTGAATACCAGAGCCCAACATAGAGGTATATGTACTACAAGACTAGCACAAGAGCATATGAGCATGGGAGTTATCAAACTTTGTGTTTGAAAGTAGCGAACAAGCGGTTGAAAAGTAGCATAGGCAAAGAGTGCTGGGATAAGCCACAGAATGAATTTACCGGCTTCTTGTGAAATTAAGGGATCTTGACCAAGGAATACAAGTAGCCTTCCCATGTATAACCATAGGACCGACAGAGGGATGCATACTAAGATCAAACAAGATATAGCAGTGTAGGTATGGATTCCCAATTTTCGGTATTGTTGTGCACCATAAGCTTGTCCACACAGCGTTTCCAATGCACATGCCATTCCTAGCTGaaaatcacattcaattacaaATTTTAGGAAATTATATAAGTTCAGGTAGTGGTGATATTTACTGTATCAACTGATCTAGACTCAGCAGCAAACCAATCATTCAATTATtggatttctttcttttatttgttaaacTAATTGAGTAACTACGTGATTGAACTGCAAGAATCAACTATTTTCTGTGAACATGTTATACAAGCCAGAAGTTCATTAGATTGTCCGACTCATG contains the following coding sequences:
- the LOC107909541 gene encoding protein DETOXIFICATION 12 isoform X1 — protein: MVDSLKKNSMEENLIPKLENEEKSNRRLSWAALVEEIKRVGYLAGPMVAVTLSQYLLQVISTMMVGHLGELALSSSAIAISLAGVTGFSLLLGMACALETLCGQAYGAQQYRKLGIHTYTAISCLILVCIPLSVLWLYMGRLLVFLGQDPLISQEAGKFILWLIPALFAYATFQPLVRYFQTQSLITPMLICSCASLVVHIPLCWALVFKSGLENIGGALAISISNWLNAIFLALYMWYSPTCTKTRAPVTMELFQGIREFFRFAIPSAVMICLEWWSFELLILLSGLLPNPELETSVLSVCLNTIATLYAIPYGLGAAASTRVSNELGAGKPQAARVAVYAALTITVLETLIVSGSLFASRRVFGYVYSNEKEVVDYVTTMAPLVCVSVILDSLQGVLSGIARGCGWQHIGAYVNLGAFYLVGIPVAAILAFWLQLKGVGLWIGVQSGAFTQTILLAIVTSCINWENQAIKARERLFQGSSSIEYGTM
- the LOC107909541 gene encoding protein DETOXIFICATION 12 isoform X2, which codes for MACALETLCGQAYGAQQYRKLGIHTYTAISCLILVCIPLSVLWLYMGRLLVFLGQDPLISQEAGKFILWLIPALFAYATFQPLVRYFQTQSLITPMLICSCASLVVHIPLCWALVFKSGLENIGGALAISISNWLNAIFLALYMWYSPTCTKTRAPVTMELFQGIREFFRFAIPSAVMICLEWWSFELLILLSGLLPNPELETSVLSVCLNTIATLYAIPYGLGAAASTRVSNELGAGKPQAARVAVYAALTITVLETLIVSGSLFASRRVFGYVYSNEKEVVDYVTTMAPLVCVSVILDSLQGVLSGIARGCGWQHIGAYVNLGAFYLVGIPVAAILAFWLQLKGVGLWIGVQSGAFTQTILLAIVTSCINWENQAIKARERLFQGSSSIEYGTM